Below is a genomic region from Zea mays cultivar B73 chromosome 9, Zm-B73-REFERENCE-NAM-5.0, whole genome shotgun sequence.
acaatttataatttagattacttATAGTGTTAAATGATAATTATAATTTTCATATTTATATACTATTAAGTCATTATATAATGCAATTTTATTTATTAGGGTGCAGCTCGTAAGCCATACTTCGAGCCAAGACTCCTTCAGCTCGTTGAGTGGGCGAGCTGCCCTAATGCGGCCccccaacacacacacacaccaccTCCGGCACCGGGGAGGGAAGGAAATAAAACAGCATCATATGGAACCCGTGGCGAAAACGCGATCATGGATGATGCTATAAACTTGCGTTGCAGAGCCAAGAAGGGCAGAAAGGTTCACTAGGATCACAAGCTGGCACTGGCAAAGCAAAGCCTCGCCATCCCACTCCGTGAATCTGCAACGGGCACGTATTGCTCCAGAACGCTACCGCACCAGCGGCATGCGAATTGGTTGATGCATTTCATCGAGCAAGCTAAGCGCGCAGCGCCGGAAGGAAAGAAAACCAGCACTTCTGCATCCTAGCACCGACCAGGGATACAGCACCACAGCCGCTCGTGGCGAGTACTCACCGGGGTTAAGCGCGAGGTCGCCAACGAGAACGGCGCCGGAGCTGCGGACGCCGACGCGGCGAGCCCTGGCATCTTCGGCGCTGTTCGACTGCTTGGTGCTGCGGTACTTGCTGACTTGGCTGCTCCCTCCGTCAGATCGCCTCGACCAATACTGGGAACCAGGAAGTGAAGAAGACTTAATTGCTCATGGCAGCTCGTGACGGGGAAAATGGATAGCGACAGTGTAGCGAGGCTGGGGCCGCCGTCGAAGTTGAACCGCTGTAGCTTTACATTACACGTCGACGACGTCGTGTATAGAGCAATTGATGGAATTCTTGGCTAACCGCCAGGAGCCCAGGATGCTTTACCAGAATTTGATGGAAAATACCGGAATTCCCCAGGAATCGAAAGCATATGCACTTCTTCGATGCGTTAGAAAAAGTTCGAATTTTGCCTAGATAACTTGTGAAAGAAATGTTTACAGAATCCTCAGTCAAAATGTGTACTAAATTTTAATGTCACAGAATTCATCCTAAAAAATGCATAGCAAATGTTACCATCATAACCGTAGCACGTTCAATTCAATGTATCACTGTTTACAGAGTAGAGCTTAATATGAGACTTGCTAGAGATAGTCCAGGGAGCTCCTAGAAGCACAATCCCCGATAGCCTCTGGTGAATCCCTACATCTCTCCTGAATCTTTCTTTGTTCTATATACCCCAAAAAAGGCACTTACAACCGAATATTCAAAGCAACATAACAATCTATAACAATCTTCTGCTGCTCGTTTCCAACCAATATAGATTCTGGATATCCTTCCAGGCTTCCAGCACTTATGTACTTCTATTTTTATTGCTAATACAATTGTACAATATGCCAATAACAAATTCATGATAACTTACAAGTTAATCCAAGCTTTTCCCTAAATTGTACAACACTGGAGCACAATATGAGACCAGAAGATGTTAATACAACTTGTACAGAGAGGACTGATCCTCCAGTCATCTGCAAATGCTTTGCGAGTTTGCAGCCAGCAGTCCCACATTCACAGATCAGTTCATCGAGTGACCCCAACGGGGGTGATGTTACTCTCGTGGCCTAGCAAGCCAAAGAGAACTCAGTGCGCGCAAACGTGAAAAGTAGTCATGGATTGCAAGAAGCGCACGAGCAGCTTGTCGGATTGTCAGGATACGTTGCATCTGATGTAAGGTCTGCTGTCGTAGATTGTCAGCCTAACGATAATAGAACACCAAAAGTCTTCAGAGCTAGGAACACCAAGAGCTACATACATATATTTCTTAAAAGTAGAGAAAATGTATCGAATCAAATGACATGATCTCCCTATGACAGTCaacaacagaaacaacaaaactaaATGTTTGCCAGGGTTGGAGGTATCTGAAAAGTTTACCTGGCGAAGGAAATTCTCGAGTGTGCCAAGTTTTCCCATGGCCATAGCCATTTGACCCATATAGTTTGCCACGTTTCCAGAAGATCCTGATGGACCAAGGGACCCAGCCAGCGTTTCTGCCAAGGACTGCTGCAATGCTTCCATTCCTTGTGACAATGCATCCTCAGCCTGCTGAGAAGATTGCTGCAGATTGGACAGCCCCATCAATTGCTGCTCAGTTAGAGGCTCAAGCTGATTCACAAGGAGCTGCAATTTTACAAAAGTGTAAGGAATAGTTCATCTTGAAGCAGAAACATCCATTGAATGGTACGgattataaaataaaataaaaattcaCGCCCTACTAAGGAAAATACTCCTGCAATAGGCTATAAATGTAAGTTGTTTTGGGCATCTACACAGCACTCTTGTCAAGGAAAATATATTACAGTTACAAACTGGTAAAAGCCATTGGATGTGACAACAGCATGCAGGACCTTAAGATTCATGTCATCATGTCATTGGTACATTGGGGGATACCTTGTAAATTACAGTCCTGACATCTGTAATGATATTGAATAATACCAAAAAGAAGTGGACAACTGGACATTATGGAAGTAGTTGCACTGATATATAGGTGATAACAGCCCTtacaaattggtggtggtggtgatgtgTGTGTGTTGCGGTGGTGATGTGTGTGTGCGTTGAGGTGGTGATTATGGTGTGTGGGGTGTCAGTCATTTTGAGGCAGGTACCAAGACTATTTGAAATCAAAGGTGGTTTCATATAACTTGATCTATATCATATGCATGCACCTTTAGAAGCTCAGACGAACGGAAACCCCCAAGCCACAAGAAGCACCTTTCAGCAGATGTTTTCCACATGCCTGAAAGTATATGGAACACATCAGCCTTTGCAGCAATGCCCTTCAGCCTGAATATCTCGTCATAATGTGCCATTATCCCATCGACTATAAGACGGAGGTCACTATCACTTGCATGAGCATTTACTGCAGTCCTCAGCTCATTTATCTGCTTATTTTGTTCCTCTTGCCATCGAGAATATTCTAAATCGAAGGTCATAGCTCCTGCAGAGATGAGCTTACTTCGTCAGCTATAATCCTTTGAAGCACTTGAGCATTACAATGATGTAAGGTTGCAAAAAGCAATTACAGAAAGGATGTGTGGGGGTGTGCATGAGAGAGAGAGAAATTTTACCATTTCCACTCATAGTATGAGTTTGATCTCCAGAACTAGAAATGAAGATTCCCTACAATTAATATCCAAGCAATAAAATTAAAAGAACCATTTGAGACCTGTCAGCAAAAAAAGTGTCCCCAGTATCAACCAAATAAACACACCTGCTGTCGAGCTTTCTGGAGTTCTTGCTCCAGGCTTGCAAGTTTTAGCTTACTGCTCTCTAGCTGTTGCACATATGCCTTTGAAAACAATAAATATTAGAAAGGGCTTTTAGCAAATAAATAAACCTGAAAGTGAACAAAGAAAAACTATTGGACACACTTCAATCTACATAATCCGAACTTCCGAAGTTCTAAATCATACACACTTGCAGGCTATCCAAGTAACTGCATCACCATACAGTACTATCTCCCTGATGCACGAAATCAAACTTATACATACTACACAATCACAAACCATGGGATGACAGGAATTGACACTGACTTGGGCTCACATCTCTCTACATAACACATTACCACCCAGCATCTGTGTTGTGTGCATTTGTAGAAAAAACCAATATGGACTTCTCTTTTTTTCCTTGAACGGACAGGAGAGCTCTGTATCATTATATTAAAGGCAGAGTTCTTATTTTCCACAAAGTTACTTAAGTTATTCTTAGACGCAGAGTTGTTTTTCGTAGAAGCTCATGAAAATGTGAAAGCATATAAATAGTGGTAAAATAAATGTGGTATCACATACGGCGCACGTAAATTGGTACAATTTAGGCGATTTCAAAAATTAGACTTATATAGGTGTCAACGTTCAAGAGTTAATGTATCAATCTGATGAAACCTAATTATTTGCCTAATTTTGTAAGGTGAACATTAGGGTATGTAGTTGACAGGGACAGATTAAAGCTCAAGTAGAATGGACCATGGTTTGCTTCACCCCTGATGACAACTAGGCAGATAAACCTCAGTCCTGATTCACACTAGTGCACATACATGCATGCATCAGGGAGTGACACACTGCACCAAAAATGTAGGAATAGATCCCAGGTGTACACAGTCATGCTAATAATACCTTTTTCCTCAGCCGGCTTTTTCTTGCTGCCTCACGATTTTGGGCAAGCCGTCGTAAAACCTAAAGAATACCAAATGCATCATCTAGATACCATCATTGTGAAATGGTAACAAACACTAAAGAGTACAGAGAGATAGGAGACAAAATTAATACCTTCTGGTCCATAGGTTTGTCagatctgtcagaccggtcagatgAATTAGAAGCCGGGACCATGGCTCCACTCTGTCCGTTTTCTAACTGCACAGGCCAGTTAAGATAAGTTGCAGAAATTCATTGTTTATGCATGAAACTATAACGTAAAGGAAAAATAGCATGAAATGGTATATAGATGGTCGTTTTTTTAATTGGAATACATAGATCATAGATGAGTGGAATAAGTAACATACAATAACATCACAATGACATTACCACTTTACATGCATCTCTCCAAGACCTGTACCATTAGATGTCCCACAGAGAGAAGTTGAAATTTCGTAAAATAATCTGACACAAGTAACTAAAATTAGGAGATTGTCCATTGTACCTCCAAAGGCCCCAAGGCCAAAATCAAAATTTTCTATCAACTAGTAATCAATTTTCTTCACAGAATTCAAACGTAAAATAGGCAAGGATGTGCTTAGTGTGAACAAAAGTTGCAACATCATTTAATGCTTGCAAACTCAAAAGCAAATCTAACAAATTTGGAGCTACATGCAAACAACTTGTTGCCAAACCATAATACAAGATCAGTAACAGATGAAACAGATAAAaagcaagaacaggaagaagGAAAATACAAGAAAAATAACTTGTTTCCTATGGATTTAGACCATCTCAAATCACCAAGTGGCTTATAGGGGTTAATCCATCCATACAACATCCTTATTGTCATGGGGCGGCAGCCCAGGGCATGGAGGCCCATAGGGATAGGCTCAGGGTTAGGATTAGTTGATAAAGATTAGATTAGATAAGATTGAGTTAGTTACTTGGGATTAGATTATATAAGATTGAGTTAGTTACTTGGGGGCCAAGTCTTTCTATCTATGTAAGGATGGGTTGTACCTCCTCAAGGGGGATCAATCAATGAAGAATTAGTCCCAGATCTCTCTAATACTCTAGTCCCACCCACCCCCAAGCCAACTCCGTCCGGCTATCTTCCTGGCGCTGTTTATCCCGTTATGAACTAGGATTCATAACATCTTGTATCATGAGTCAAGGATCCTTTACTGTGACTTCTGCTGCGGACGATGTACGTACTTGGCGTGAGGAGCTCGCTCGTGCCAGGGCAAATCTGGAGCAGGCCCGATCTGCTATCCTCCAGTTCCGTGATCTACTTGCGGCAAAGGTGGAGTCTGACCGCCGATCAGCGGCGACAACACGACTGCACGTGGCTTCCTGGTGCGGGGGTCCAGTGCGGCAAGTTGCGGCAGCGACGCGGCTGCAGGCAGCGGCTTGCTGTCTTCAGGCTGCGGCACGTGGAGTCAAGCACGGCAAGCGGCAGCGCGGCTGCAGGCATTGGCTTGTCGTCTTCAGGCTGCGGCACGTGGCTTCCTAGCGCGGCGTCAAGCACGGCAAGCGGCGGCGCGGCTGCAGGCTACAGTTCGTTGTTCCCTGGCACAGCGACTTGCATCGATATTGCGTGTCCAACAACACGCGACACATAGGGCGGCAAGGCCTTCAGCAGGGTTGGCCGATCCTGCACTCCAGCTCACCGTCCTGATCCATAGCCATGTGGACAGCAAGAATACGCCTGTTTGGGTGGCTGTCTCCACTGGAAGTCTGGAACTCGCGGTAGCTCAGGCCGTAGGACTGGTGAGCTGCCACGTCCGTGCCTTTGCAGCCTGGACGAGGTTGTTCCCATGGCATCCAGGGGGCCAACCTTGGCATATGTTAGGTTCTTTATTTTATTTGCAAATAAATTAAAatcgagatgtaaaaggcttgtAGTTAGGGTTGCACTTTCACATGCATATCAAGTTAGACAGCAAGGCTGTTACCATGCACCCCAttacagctcgaggacgagctgtctTCAAAGGGTGGGGGAATGTAATGGGGCGGCAGCCTAGGACATGGAGGCCCATAGGGATAGGCTCAGGGTTAAGATTAGTGGATAAAGTTTAGATTAGATAAAATTGAGTTAGTTACTTGGGATTAGATTAGATTAGATAAGATTAAGTTAGTTACTTGGGGGCCAAGTCTTCCTATCTATATAAGGATGGGTTGTACCTCCTTAAGGGGGAATCAATCAATGAAGAAGAATTAGTCGCGGATCTCTCTAATAAtctagccccccccccccccccccccaagccAACTCCACCCGGCTATCTTCCCCACGTTGTTTATCCCGTTATGAACTAGGATTCATAACACTTACTTTAGTCAAAGTTTCATTTATAGAGATTAATAATATTCAAGTGTTCATACTTTAAGGCACTTCAAGTGAAACTTCCCACTTCATGAGACCAATAACACAGATTGCCAAATTTAAAGGCTGATATCTAATCTGTATCTATTTCGTTTGACGTGAGAGCGCAATGTTCTGAAAATGATTAAACAGACATGGCAAAAAAAGTTATGTGCATCAGAGAACATGAGCTCAACACATCATTTATTGGACTTCGCATCCTATTAGACTACTAGAAAGATCAGAGTCAAGGCACAGTACCAACATTATGCTATCATCCCCTAACAGTTCACGAATGATCAATCATAAAGAACACAACATATAACAGATGGAGAAAAGAGGGGCTACCCTTtgattcttatcatccatgtctaCAACAGTCGAGGTGTCAGTCCTCGAACTAGCATCTGCCATGCCGAGTGCTCGCCAGCTCCTAAGAATGAGACAACAAATTGCTTTGTTGTCTCTTTTTCACTTTCCTTATGATAGGCTGACAAGCCAGCCTGCAGTTAGCACAACCCACAATCCAGTGATCCACCCACTGGACAGAGAAGCAACCTATCCATTACAAGAAACAAATTTCCAGGTACATCAGCAGCATAATAAATGATATAAAGGTACAGATGGCAAAAATGATAGTCCATCTAAGCACTGGTGTATTGCTAACTTTATCAAAAACAGCAAATGGTCAGAGTTAACTGCATGTTCCCATCCTGGAAAGATTAA
It encodes:
- the LOC100217305 gene encoding transcription factor TGA2.2 isoform X2, encoding MVPASNSSDRSDRSDKPMDQKVLRRLAQNREAARKSRLRKKAYVQQLESSKLKLASLEQELQKARQQGIFISSSGDQTHTMSGNGAMTFDLEYSRWQEEQNKQINELRTAVNAHASDSDLRLIVDGIMAHYDEIFRLKGIAAKADVFHILSGMWKTSAERCFLWLGGFRSSELLKLLVNQLEPLTEQQLMGLSNLQQSSQQAEDALSQGMEALQQSLAETLAGSLGPSGSSGNVANYMGQMAMAMGKLGTLENFLRQADNLRQQTLHQMQRILTIRQAARALLAIHDYFSRLRALSSLWLARPRE
- the LOC100217305 gene encoding transcription factor TGA2.2 isoform X1 — its product is MADASSRTDTSTVVDMDDKNQRLENGQSGAMVPASNSSDRSDRSDKPMDQKVLRRLAQNREAARKSRLRKKAYVQQLESSKLKLASLEQELQKARQQGIFISSSGDQTHTMSGNGAMTFDLEYSRWQEEQNKQINELRTAVNAHASDSDLRLIVDGIMAHYDEIFRLKGIAAKADVFHILSGMWKTSAERCFLWLGGFRSSELLKLLVNQLEPLTEQQLMGLSNLQQSSQQAEDALSQGMEALQQSLAETLAGSLGPSGSSGNVANYMGQMAMAMGKLGTLENFLRQADNLRQQTLHQMQRILTIRQAARALLAIHDYFSRLRALSSLWLARPRE